In Vigna unguiculata cultivar IT97K-499-35 chromosome 3, ASM411807v1, whole genome shotgun sequence, a single genomic region encodes these proteins:
- the LOC114175984 gene encoding pentatricopeptide repeat-containing protein At3g47530: MALEPVISAIKFVSQKIQLLQIHAHIIRTNLIQYSPVSTQFLSRIALSGPLQDANYSRRFFEQLAHPLVSHYNTMIRACSMSDSPRKGLLLYRDMRRRGIAADPLSASFAVKSCIRLLYLLGGVQVHCNIFKDGHQWDTLLLTALMDLYSQCQSGGDACKVFDEMPQRDTVAWNVMISCCVRNNRTRDALSLFDVMQRSSDKCEPDDVTCLLLLQACAHLNALEFGERIHGYITERGYGDAPNLSNALISMYSRCGCLEKAYEIFKRTGNKSVVSWSAMISGLAMNGYGREALEAFEEMLRIGIQPDDQTFTGVLSACSHSGMVDEGMSVFDRMNREFGITPNVHHYGCMVDLLGRVGLLDKAYQLIMSMVVKPDSTIWRTLLGACRIHGHVTLGEQVIGHLIELKAQEAGDYVLLLNIYSSAGHWEKVAEVRKLMKDKAIQTTPGCSTIELKGVVHEFVVDDSSHSKNRLIYEKLDEINHQLRIAGYVVELSSELHKMNDKEKGYVLSHHSEKLAVAFGVLATPPATTLRVASNIRICVDCHNFLKLFSGVYNRDVFLRDHNRFHHFRGGHCSCNDHW, from the coding sequence ATGGCTCTAGAACCCGTGATTTCTGCCATAAAATTTGTTTCCCAAAAGATCCAATTGCTCCAAATCCACGCTCACATTATACGCACAAACCTCATTCAATACTCCCCAGTTTCTACTCAGTTCTTGTCCCGTATAGCTCTCTCTGGTCCATTGCAAGATGCGAACTATTCCCGCCGTTTTTTTGAGCAACTCGCCCACCCCTTGGTTTCTCATTACAACACCATGATCAGGGCCTGTTCCATGAGTGATTCCCCACGAAAGGGTCTCCTTTTATATCGAGATATGAGAAGAAGAGGCATTGCTGCAGACCCTTTATCGGCTTCCTTTGCTGTTAAGTCTTGTATTAGGCTTCTGTATCTTCTTGGAGGGGTTCAGGTTCATTGCAACATATTCAAAGATGGGCACCAATGGGATACCCTTTTGCTCACCGCTCTCATGGACCTGTATTCGCAATGCCAGAGCGGAGGTGATGCGTGCAAGGTGTTCGATGAGATGCCTCAAAGGGACACTGTTGCTTGGAATGTCATGATCTCTTGCTGTGTTCGAAATAATAGGACTCGGGACGCTTTGAGTTTGTTTGATGTTATGCAGCGTTCGAGCGATAAATGTGAGCCTGATGATGTTACTTGTTTGCTTCTTCTTCAGGCTTGTGCTCATTTGAATGCCTTGGAATTTGGTGAACGAATTCATGGCTATATAACAGAGCGTGGTTATGGTGATGCTCCCAACTTATCTAATGCACTCATCTCTATGTATTCACGTTGTGGTTGTCTAGAAAAGGCTTATGAGATTTTTAAGAGAACAGGAAATAAAAGTGTGGTTTCATGGAGTGCTATGATATCTGGTTTGGCAATGAATGGATATGGGAGGGAAGCTCTTGAGGCATTCGAAGAGATGTTGAGAATTGGCATTCAACCGGATGATCAGACATTCACGGGTGTCCTTTCAGCTTGCAGTCATTCTGGAATGGTTGATGAGGGAATGTCAGTTTTTGACCGTATGAACAGAGAGTTTGGAATAACTCCCAACGTTCATCACTATGGGTGCATGGTTGATCTCTTGGGCCGTGTTGGCCTGCTTGATAAGGCTTATCAGCTTATTATGTCAATGGTAGTGAAGCCAGATTCCACAATATGGAGGACTTTGCTTGGGGCTTGTAGGATTCATGGCCATGTTACACTTGGTGAACAAGTAATTGGGCATTTGATTGAATTGAAAGCTCAAGAAGCTGGGGATTACGTTTtacttttgaatatttattctTCAGCTGGACACTGGGAAAAGGTAGCAGAGGTGAGGAAATTGATGAAAGATAAAGCCATCCAAACAACGCCAGGTTGTAGCACAATCGAATTGAAAGGAGTAGTACACGAGTTTGTTGTGGACGACAGTTCACATTCAAAAAATCGTTTGATTTATGAGAAACTGGATGAGATTAATCATCAGCTGAGGATTGCTGGTTATGTTGTTGAACTTTCATCTGAGTTACACAAGATGAATGACAAAGAAAAGGGGTATGTGCTCTCACATCACAGTGAAAAATTGGCTGTTGCTTTTGGGGTTCTTGCAACTCCACCTGCCACAACACTGAGAGTAGCCAGTAATATCCGTATATGTGTTGACTGCCacaattttctaaaacttttttCCGGGGTTTACAACCGTGATGTATTTCTTAGGGACCATAATCGATTTCACCACTTCAGGGGAGGGCACTGCTCATGTAACGACCATTGGTAG
- the LOC114175986 gene encoding malate dehydrogenase, chloroplastic produces the protein MAAAPAATFTVGSTGSLGQRGSSLPQSRSFGMKFNSQNPLKSFCGLKAMSSVRCESEFSFLGNKSGSALRASFTSKAQKENNQNFNYKLQPQASYKVAVLGAAGGIGQPLSLLIKMSPLVSDLHLYDIANVKGVAADISHCNTPSQVRDFTGASDLANCLNGVDVVVIPAGVPRKPGMTRDDLFNINAGIVRDLVSAVADNCPDAFIQIISNPVNSTVPIAAEVLKQKGVYDPKKLFGVTTLDVVRANTFVAQRKNLKLIDVDVPVVGGHAGITILPLLSKTRPSASFTDEEVEELTVRIQNAGTEVVEAKAGAGSATLSMAYAAARFVESSLRALDGDGDVYECSFVQSDLTDLPFFASRVKLGRKGIEALIPSDLQGLSDYEQKALEALKPELQASIEKGIAFAQKQAVTA, from the coding sequence ATGGCAGCGGCACCTGCAGCTACTTTCACTGTTGGATCCACCGGTTCCCTTGGCCAAAGAGGAAGCTCTCTTCCTCAATCAAGGTCTTTTGGGATGAAATTCAACTCGCAAAATCCTTTGAAGAGTTTCTGTGGCCTCAAGGCTATGTCCTCTGTGAGATGTGAGTCAGAATTTTCTTTCTTAGGTAACAAAAGTGGTTCTGCTCTGCGGGCATCTTTTACATCCAAGGCTCAGAAGGAAAACAACCAGAATTTCAACTACAAGTTGCAGCCTCAAGCTTCGTACAAAGTTGCAGTTCTTGGGGCTGCCGGAGGGATTGGGCAGCCGCTCTCGCTTCTTATCAAGATGTCCCCTTTAGTTTCCGACCTGCATCTCTATGATATTGCGAATGTCAAGGGAGTGGCTGCTGATATCAGTCACTGCAACACACCCTCACAAGTCAGGGATTTCACTGGAGCTTCTGACTTGGCAAATTGTTTGAATGGTGTGGATGTTGTTGTCATTCCTGCCGGTGTTCCCAGGAAGCCCGGCATGACTCGTGATGACCTATTCAACATCAATGCTGGAATAGTCAGGGACTTGGTTTCGGCTGTTGCGGATAATTGCCCAGATGCTTTTATTCAAATTATCAGTAACCCTGTGAACTCTACTGTGCCTATTGCTGCAGAAGTTTTGAAACAGAAGGGTGTCTATGACCCTAAAAAGCTCTTTGGTGTTACCACACTGGATGTTGTGAGGGCAAACACATTTGTGGCTCAGAGGAAAAACCTGAAGCTGATTGATGTTGATGTCCCTGTTGTTGGGGGCCATGCCGGGATTACCATTCTTCCACTCTTGTCAAAGACAAGACCCTCAGCGAGTTTCACTGATGAAGAGGTTGAGGAGCTGACGGTGAGGATTCAAAACGCTGGTACTGAAGTTGTGGAAGCAAAGGCAGGTGCTGGGTCTGCTACCTTGTCAATGGCATATGCAGCTGCTAGATTTGTCGAATCGTCTTTGCGTGCACTTGATGGAGATGGGGATGTGTACGAGTGCTCATTTGTGCAATCAGATTTGACTGACCTTCCATTCTTTGCTTCCAGGGTGAAGCTTGGTAGGAAAGGTATCGAGGCTTTAATTCCATCTGACCTCCAAGGGTTGTCTGACTATGAGCAGAAGGCTTTGGAAGCACTTAAGCCAGAACTCCAGGCCAGCATAGAGAAGGGGATTGCTTTCGCTCAGAAGCAAGCTGTTACTGCTTAA
- the LOC114175527 gene encoding protein RKD1-like, which yields MDSQPLMSWSSYYQIEENPLPFTCQFSYSENSEVYPPPPLHDLPIQDYPVDAVPLMEFYPSDPLYETLAIEPTPTLRADCDFYDIDKGLSVWKEVNAVFDSEVDILFRKKDESGGSLKEMMVDGGNVNEEREERRNPSNGRKLSRKTISEYFYMPITQAARELNVGLTLLKKRCRELGIRRWPHRKLMSLQTLINNVQELLKEEGPESEEKLRFAIETLENEKKLLEEMPDIELEDNTKRLRQACFKANYKKRKLGQREPQCSSWSGAMSEYNNESEEELDIKYLISQLA from the exons ATGGATTCTCAGCCTCTTATGAGTTGGAGCTCTTATTATCAGATAGAAGAAAATCCACTTCCATTTACGTGTCAGTTTTCTTACAG CGAAAACAGCGAAGTGTATCCTCCTCCTCCACTACACGATTTACCCATACAAGACTACCCCGTTGATGCCGTTCCTCTTATGGAGTTCTACCCTTCGGATCCTTTATACGAAACACTCGCCATCGAACCCACACCAACCCTGCGAG CAGACTGTGATTTTTATGATATCGATAAGGGGCTTTCGGTTTGGAAAGAAGTGAACGCTGTGTTTGATTCGGAAGTCGATATTTTATTTCGTAAGAAGGATGAAAGTGGAGGAAGTTTGAAGGAGATGATGGTGGATGGTGGGAATGTTAAcgaagagagagaagagagaaggaacCCTAGCAATGGCAGAAAGTTATCTCGGAAGACCATATCTGAGTACTTTTACATGCCAATAACACAAGCGGCCAGAGAACTTAATGTCGGGCTGACACTTTTGAAGAAAAGGTGCAGAGAGTTGGGTATCAGAAGATGGCCCCACAGAAAGCTGATGAGCTTGCAAACTCTGATAAATAATGTACAG GAGCTACTGAAAGAGGAGGGGCCGGAGAGTGAAGAGAAGTTAAGATTTGCCATTGAGACATTGGAAAATGAGAAGAAACTTTTGGAGGAAATGCCAGATATTGAACTGGAAGATAATACAAAAAGACTTAGACAGGCATGTTTCAAGGCCAACTACAAGAAAAGGAAGCTAGGGCAGAGGGAACCACAGTGTTCTTCTTGGAGTGGCGCCATGTCAGAATATAATAACGAAAGTGAAGAAGAACTGGATATAAAGTATCTCATTTCTCAGTTAGCTTAA